One stretch of Aeromicrobium fastidiosum DNA includes these proteins:
- a CDS encoding MerR family transcriptional regulator, with amino-acid sequence MTTNTTPAETMSVEQLASRVGMTVRTVRFYAGRGLIPPPRREGRNGFYGPDHIARLELVRELQGHGFTLSAIEGYLENIPSTATPEQVALHRTLLAPWMADRPEELDRPSLELRAGRPLTDDDIEMLIALGVVEPTPAEDVFQVAPAHLAVGIQFIETDMPIEVALASRKIFDEAGKAVAREITEVFRTMWWPELRASGRPPEDITALVERFKPLTIQALVTAYESAVDESKRESVRRRT; translated from the coding sequence GCTAGCGTCCCGCGTCGGCATGACCGTCCGCACGGTGCGCTTCTACGCCGGCCGCGGCCTGATCCCGCCGCCTCGCCGCGAGGGCCGCAACGGGTTCTACGGCCCCGACCACATCGCCCGACTCGAGCTCGTCCGCGAGCTGCAGGGTCACGGGTTCACGCTGTCGGCGATCGAGGGCTACCTCGAGAACATCCCGTCGACCGCGACGCCCGAGCAGGTCGCGCTGCACCGCACGCTGCTCGCCCCGTGGATGGCGGACCGCCCCGAGGAGCTCGACCGTCCGTCGCTCGAGCTGCGCGCCGGGCGACCGCTGACCGACGACGACATCGAGATGCTGATCGCCCTCGGCGTCGTGGAGCCCACCCCCGCCGAGGACGTCTTCCAGGTCGCCCCCGCCCACCTGGCCGTGGGAATCCAGTTCATCGAGACCGACATGCCGATCGAGGTCGCCCTGGCCTCGCGCAAGATCTTCGACGAGGCGGGCAAGGCCGTCGCCCGCGAGATCACCGAGGTCTTCCGCACCATGTGGTGGCCCGAGCTGCGGGCGTCCGGTCGTCCACCCGAGGACATCACGGCGCTGGTCGAGCGGTTCAAGCCCCTGACGATCCAGGCGCTCGTGACGGCGTACGAGTCGGCCGTCGACGAGTCGAAGCGCGAGTCGGTGCGGCGCCGCACGTAG
- a CDS encoding acyl-CoA dehydrogenase family protein, with protein MKRNIFDADHEAFRDTVRSFCEKEIAPHHDQWEKDAIVPRDIWTKAGDMGLLGFMMPEEHGGGGVTDFRYNAILTEEITRIGASGIGFVIQTDLVSGYLLSHATEEQKARWFPKFCSGEMITAIAMTEPGTGSDLQGIKTTAVLDGDEYVINGSKTFITNGINADFVIVVCQTDPSAGAMGFSLVVVERGAKGFERGRNLDKIGLKAQDTAELFFDDVRVPKSNLLGEAGHGFIYLMEKLPQERLSISVVAAAASRRMIDMTLDYVKERKAFGKPIGSFQNSRFAMAEMETEARIAQVFVDESITQLNAGTLTVEDAAMGKWWTTELQKRVADQCLQLHGGYGYMSEYPISKAYLDTRIQTIYGGTTEIMKEIVGRGMGI; from the coding sequence ATGAAGAGGAACATCTTCGACGCCGACCACGAGGCGTTCCGCGACACCGTCCGCTCGTTCTGCGAGAAGGAGATCGCTCCGCACCACGACCAGTGGGAGAAGGACGCGATCGTCCCCCGCGACATCTGGACCAAGGCCGGCGACATGGGCCTGCTCGGCTTCATGATGCCCGAGGAGCACGGCGGAGGTGGCGTCACCGACTTCCGGTACAACGCGATCCTCACCGAGGAGATCACCCGCATCGGTGCCAGCGGCATCGGCTTCGTCATCCAGACCGATCTCGTGTCGGGCTACCTGCTCTCGCACGCGACCGAGGAGCAGAAGGCGCGCTGGTTCCCGAAGTTCTGCAGCGGCGAGATGATCACCGCGATCGCCATGACCGAGCCCGGTACCGGCTCCGACCTGCAGGGCATCAAGACCACCGCCGTGCTGGACGGTGACGAGTACGTCATCAACGGCTCCAAGACGTTCATCACCAACGGCATCAACGCCGACTTCGTGATCGTCGTGTGCCAGACCGATCCGTCGGCCGGCGCGATGGGCTTCTCGCTGGTCGTCGTCGAGCGCGGGGCCAAGGGCTTCGAGCGCGGCCGCAACCTCGACAAGATCGGCCTCAAGGCGCAGGACACCGCCGAGCTGTTCTTCGACGACGTGCGGGTGCCCAAGAGCAACCTGCTGGGCGAGGCCGGCCACGGCTTCATCTACCTGATGGAGAAGCTGCCGCAGGAGCGCCTGTCGATCTCGGTCGTCGCAGCAGCCGCTTCCCGCCGGATGATCGACATGACGCTCGACTACGTCAAGGAGCGCAAGGCGTTCGGCAAGCCGATCGGCTCGTTCCAGAACTCGCGCTTCGCGATGGCCGAGATGGAGACCGAGGCGCGCATCGCGCAGGTGTTCGTCGACGAGTCGATCACGCAGCTCAACGCCGGCACGCTGACGGTCGAGGACGCCGCGATGGGCAAGTGGTGGACGACCGAGCTGCAGAAGAGGGTCGCCGACCAGTGCCTGCAGCTGCACGGCGGCTACGGCTACATGTCGGAGTACCCGATCTCGAAGGCGTACCTCGACACGCGCATCCAGACGATCTACGGCGGCACGACCGAGATCATGAAGGAGATCGTGGGACGCGGCATGGGCATCTGA
- a CDS encoding CaiB/BaiF CoA transferase family protein, whose product MTITEKSGPLHGVRVVELVGIGPGPFAAMLLADLGADVIRVDRPGGNALQLGPADKDILGRGRPSVAIDLKNPRGVETVLDLVASADILIEGLRPGVTERLGLGPADCHARNPALVYGRMTGWGQDGPLAQTAGHDINYIAVAGALGAIGRAGGPPQVPLNLVGDFAGGSLYLVTGLLAALTHARATGEGQVVDAAITDGTAHLMSMIVAMQQSGSWNDQRGTNMLDTGTPFYDVFETSDGQWMSVGPLEPQFFAALQQGLGIELPGQYDFARWGELRETLSSTFASRTRDEWVETFDGTDACVAPVLSLPEAYEHPHNVARGTYVTKDGLTQPAPAPRFSATPATLTTPPERPGASTSAALTAWGVADVDQLIADGVAVQAN is encoded by the coding sequence GTGACGATCACAGAGAAGTCCGGACCCCTCCACGGCGTGCGTGTCGTCGAGCTCGTCGGCATCGGCCCAGGCCCCTTCGCCGCGATGCTGCTGGCCGACCTCGGGGCCGACGTCATCCGCGTCGACCGTCCCGGCGGCAACGCCCTGCAGCTCGGCCCCGCCGACAAGGACATCCTCGGCCGCGGTCGACCGTCCGTCGCGATCGACCTCAAGAACCCGCGTGGCGTCGAGACCGTGCTCGACCTCGTGGCATCCGCCGACATCCTGATCGAGGGCCTGCGCCCCGGCGTCACCGAGCGGCTCGGTCTCGGACCCGCCGACTGCCACGCCCGCAACCCCGCCCTCGTCTACGGACGCATGACCGGCTGGGGCCAGGACGGTCCGTTGGCCCAGACGGCCGGCCACGACATCAACTACATCGCCGTCGCGGGAGCGCTGGGCGCGATCGGTCGTGCGGGCGGTCCGCCCCAGGTGCCGCTCAACCTGGTCGGCGACTTCGCCGGCGGCTCGCTCTACCTCGTGACCGGGCTGCTCGCAGCGCTGACCCACGCACGAGCGACCGGCGAGGGGCAGGTCGTCGACGCCGCGATCACCGACGGCACGGCCCACCTGATGTCGATGATCGTCGCGATGCAGCAGTCAGGCAGCTGGAACGACCAGCGCGGCACCAACATGCTCGACACCGGCACGCCGTTCTACGACGTCTTCGAGACGTCCGACGGGCAGTGGATGTCGGTCGGACCGCTCGAGCCGCAGTTCTTCGCCGCGCTGCAGCAGGGCCTCGGCATCGAGCTGCCGGGCCAGTACGACTTCGCCCGGTGGGGCGAGCTGCGCGAGACGCTCTCGTCGACCTTCGCGAGCCGCACGCGTGACGAGTGGGTCGAGACGTTCGACGGCACCGATGCCTGCGTGGCCCCCGTCCTGAGCCTGCCCGAGGCCTACGAGCACCCTCACAACGTCGCCCGCGGCACGTACGTCACGAAGGACGGGCTGACCCAGCCGGCACCTGCACCACGCTTCTCCGCCACCCCCGCGACGCTGACCACCCCGCCCGAGCGCCCCGGCGCGAGCACCTCCGCGGCCCTCACCGCCTGGGGCGTCGCCGACGTCGACCAGCTCATCGCCGACGGCGTCGCCGTCCAGGCCAACTGA
- a CDS encoding alpha/beta fold hydrolase produces the protein MLSELVYTRKGSGEPLVLIHGIGHRRQAWDPVFELLAQSYDVIAVDLAGFGESPAYPLKSSYDMDNACDNLSDNFAHWGIERPHVVGNSLGGAIALELGARGLARSVTALSPAGFFGTLNRVQTLVLLVLLRVTSQLPDSVLRAVSRSGFGRRLAGSSLYAHPERFTADEVFGDALALKRCHGFERTIVKGVTYSFREHLDVPTTIAWGTRDLILPYSSSAIAQERLPEARHVALPHCGHVPMIDDPALVARVIEQTTAADRQAPAAA, from the coding sequence ATGCTCTCCGAACTGGTCTACACGCGCAAGGGCTCCGGCGAGCCCCTCGTCCTCATCCACGGCATCGGCCACCGGCGCCAGGCGTGGGACCCGGTGTTCGAGCTGCTCGCGCAGTCGTACGACGTCATCGCGGTCGACCTGGCCGGGTTCGGCGAGTCGCCGGCCTATCCGCTCAAGTCGTCGTACGACATGGACAATGCCTGCGACAACCTCAGCGACAACTTCGCCCACTGGGGCATCGAGCGGCCGCACGTCGTCGGCAACTCCCTCGGCGGGGCGATCGCCCTCGAGCTGGGTGCCCGCGGGCTGGCCCGCTCCGTGACGGCGCTCAGCCCCGCCGGCTTCTTCGGCACCCTCAACCGCGTGCAGACCCTGGTGCTGCTCGTGCTGCTGCGCGTCACCAGCCAGCTGCCCGACAGCGTGCTGCGTGCGGTGTCACGCAGCGGCTTCGGACGCCGGCTCGCCGGGTCCTCGCTCTACGCGCACCCCGAGCGGTTCACGGCCGACGAGGTCTTCGGCGACGCCCTCGCGCTCAAGCGCTGCCACGGCTTCGAGCGGACGATCGTCAAGGGCGTCACGTACTCGTTCCGTGAGCACCTCGACGTGCCGACGACGATCGCCTGGGGCACGCGCGACCTGATCCTGCCGTACAGCTCGTCGGCGATCGCCCAGGAGCGACTGCCCGAGGCGCGTCACGTCGCGCTGCCGCACTGCGGGCACGTGCCGATGATCGACGATCCCGCGCTCGTGGCCCGGGTCATCGAGCAGACCACCGCCGCCGATCGTCAGGCACCGGCCGCGGCCTGA
- a CDS encoding NAD(P)-binding domain-containing protein, with protein MSRVLDSLVIGAGQAGLSTSYHLGRRGIRHVVLDADERPGGAWQHRWDALTMDDVHRVADLPGQDIPADSGHERANQFVPAYFADYEARHELPVERPVRVRRVHDVDGQLVVEAEGGQSWTTRTLVNATGTWTRPFVPHVPGIETFAGEQLHTVAYPGPEHFRGRRVVVVGGGASAVQFIGALAPITDTLWVTRREPVWNDRDFSPELGREVVAKVEERVRQGLPPRSVVSVTGLQLREQEREAERLGAYADRRPMFSSIERDGVRWAPSTSSGVGATGSGGRAFERADVILWATGFRPAVEHLAPLHLRSPLGGIQLDGTTAVADPRVQLVGYGPSASTIGANRAGRVAARGVVAALGRISSDVG; from the coding sequence ATGTCACGCGTCCTCGACAGCCTCGTGATCGGGGCGGGCCAGGCCGGGCTGTCGACGTCGTACCACCTGGGGCGACGCGGCATCCGGCACGTCGTGCTCGACGCCGACGAGCGCCCCGGCGGGGCGTGGCAGCATCGCTGGGACGCGCTGACGATGGACGACGTGCACCGCGTCGCCGACCTGCCAGGCCAGGACATCCCGGCCGACTCGGGGCACGAACGGGCCAACCAGTTCGTGCCCGCCTACTTCGCCGACTACGAGGCACGTCACGAGCTGCCCGTCGAGCGGCCCGTGCGCGTCCGCCGCGTGCACGACGTCGACGGGCAGCTGGTGGTCGAGGCCGAGGGCGGGCAGTCGTGGACGACCCGCACGCTCGTCAACGCCACCGGCACCTGGACGCGGCCCTTCGTCCCCCACGTGCCCGGCATCGAGACGTTCGCGGGCGAGCAGCTGCACACCGTCGCCTACCCCGGCCCCGAGCACTTCCGCGGCCGGCGGGTCGTGGTCGTCGGGGGCGGTGCCTCCGCGGTCCAGTTCATCGGCGCCCTCGCACCGATCACCGACACCCTGTGGGTCACCCGGCGCGAACCCGTCTGGAACGACCGCGACTTCTCGCCCGAGCTGGGCCGCGAGGTCGTCGCCAAGGTCGAGGAGCGCGTGCGGCAGGGGCTGCCGCCGCGCAGCGTCGTCAGCGTGACGGGTCTGCAGCTGCGGGAGCAGGAGCGCGAGGCCGAGCGGCTCGGTGCGTATGCCGACCGGCGACCGATGTTCAGCTCGATCGAGCGGGACGGCGTGCGGTGGGCCCCTTCGACAAGCTCAGGGGTCGGAGCGACGGGCTCAGGGGGCAGAGCGTTCGAGCGGGCCGACGTGATCCTGTGGGCGACGGGATTCCGACCCGCCGTCGAGCACCTGGCACCGCTGCACCTGCGCAGCCCCCTGGGCGGCATCCAGCTCGACGGCACGACCGCCGTCGCCGATCCGCGGGTCCAGCTCGTGGGCTACGGCCCCTCGGCGAGCACGATCGGTGCCAACCGGGCCGGACGTGTCGCGGCTCGCGGCGTGGTCGCTGCTCTCGGGAGGATCAGCTCGGACGTCGGGTGA
- a CDS encoding alpha-hydroxy acid oxidase has translation MTHDFEARAAELLDAGAHGYFAGGAGDELTLRDNEASWGRVALTPRVLVDVAHRDTSVTLLGRERAHPFLVAPTAYQLEAHQDGETGTARAAAATGSIMVLSSQTTTDPREVAAAVGTADRWFQLYVYRDRGLSHDLVAAAREGGYEALVITVDFPFGGRRERTERSGFTLSHPPFVDGLAGPLSLAERHAMHDPTLTWDDIAAFGEASGLPVVLKGILHPADAARAVDAGVAGIVVSNHGGRQLDTVLSGADALGPVVEAVDGRIDVLVDGGIRRGWDAAKALALGADAVLVGRPVLWGLACEGAAGAQQALEQLVEEFDETLGLLGCPRARDLDGSYVTRRPS, from the coding sequence ATGACGCACGACTTCGAGGCGCGGGCCGCCGAGCTGCTCGACGCCGGTGCGCACGGCTACTTCGCCGGTGGTGCCGGTGACGAGCTGACGCTGCGCGACAACGAGGCGTCCTGGGGGCGTGTGGCCCTGACGCCGCGGGTGCTGGTCGACGTCGCGCACCGCGACACGTCCGTGACCCTGCTGGGACGTGAGCGGGCGCACCCGTTCCTCGTCGCGCCGACGGCGTACCAGCTCGAGGCGCACCAGGACGGCGAGACCGGAACGGCGCGCGCGGCCGCGGCCACCGGCTCGATCATGGTGCTGTCGTCGCAGACGACGACCGACCCGCGGGAGGTGGCGGCGGCTGTGGGGACAGCCGACCGCTGGTTCCAGCTGTACGTCTACCGCGACCGCGGCCTGTCGCACGATCTCGTCGCGGCAGCGCGCGAGGGAGGCTACGAGGCCCTCGTCATCACGGTCGACTTCCCGTTCGGCGGTCGTCGTGAGCGCACCGAACGCTCCGGGTTCACGCTGAGCCACCCTCCCTTCGTCGATGGCCTCGCAGGTCCGCTGTCGCTGGCCGAGCGCCACGCGATGCACGATCCGACCCTCACGTGGGACGACATCGCCGCGTTCGGCGAGGCCAGTGGCCTGCCCGTCGTCCTCAAGGGAATCCTGCACCCGGCCGATGCCGCGCGTGCGGTCGACGCGGGCGTGGCCGGCATCGTGGTGTCCAACCACGGCGGCCGCCAGCTCGACACCGTCCTGTCGGGGGCCGACGCCCTGGGTCCTGTCGTCGAGGCGGTCGACGGGCGCATCGACGTGCTGGTCGACGGCGGCATCCGCCGGGGGTGGGACGCCGCGAAGGCCCTCGCCCTGGGAGCCGACGCGGTGCTGGTCGGACGTCCGGTGCTGTGGGGGCTCGCGTGCGAGGGTGCGGCCGGTGCCCAGCAGGCGCTGGAGCAGCTCGTCGAGGAGTTCGACGAGACCCTGGGCCTGCTCGGCTGCCCGCGGGCCCGCGACCTCGACGGGTCGTACGTCACCCGACGTCCGAGCTGA
- a CDS encoding amino acid ABC transporter ATP-binding protein — MGAMLRADAVRKSFGDHEVLKGVSLDITAGEVVCLIGASGSGKSTLLRCLNLLEQVDDGDIWFGDREITDPRVDADAVRRDIGIVFQAYNLFPHLTVEQNIVLGPVKSRGESREAARTRAHTLLERVGLADRAGAYPDAMSGGQQQRVALVRAIAMQPRLLLLDEITSALDPMLVGEVLDVIRDLRAEGMTIVMATHEMTFAREVSDRIVFMADGRIEESGTPEQMFTAPRSPRTAEFLARHLS, encoded by the coding sequence ATGGGCGCGATGCTCCGGGCCGATGCCGTCCGCAAGTCGTTCGGCGACCACGAGGTGCTGAAGGGCGTCTCGCTCGACATCACCGCGGGCGAGGTCGTCTGCCTGATCGGTGCTTCCGGCTCGGGCAAGTCGACCCTGCTGCGCTGCCTCAACCTGCTCGAGCAGGTCGACGACGGCGACATCTGGTTCGGCGACCGCGAGATCACCGATCCGCGCGTCGACGCCGATGCCGTCCGCCGCGACATCGGGATCGTGTTCCAGGCCTACAACCTGTTCCCGCACCTGACGGTCGAGCAGAACATCGTGCTCGGACCCGTGAAGTCGCGGGGCGAGTCGCGGGAGGCAGCGCGGACCCGGGCTCACACCTTGCTCGAACGGGTCGGCCTGGCCGACCGCGCCGGTGCCTACCCGGATGCGATGTCGGGTGGTCAGCAGCAGCGGGTCGCGCTGGTGCGGGCCATCGCGATGCAGCCGCGGCTGCTGCTGCTCGACGAGATCACGTCGGCGCTCGACCCCATGCTCGTCGGCGAGGTGCTCGACGTCATCCGCGACCTGCGGGCCGAGGGCATGACGATCGTCATGGCGACGCACGAGATGACCTTCGCCCGCGAGGTGTCCGACCGCATCGTGTTCATGGCCGACGGGCGCATCGAGGAGTCGGGCACGCCCGAGCAGATGTTCACCGCGCCGCGCAGCCCCCGCACAGCCGAGTTCCTGGCCAGGCACCTGTCATGA
- a CDS encoding amino acid ABC transporter permease, giving the protein MTEAAASGVSQRQLERASYRRRRARTRAAVAVLSTVVVLGALALAVTQSPGWPRVRATYFDLGDAKAVLPDVARAFWLNIRLFLVAEVFILVVAITVAIIRVVPSPALAPIKLLAVVYTDVFRGTPTILVVFLVGFGVPALALAGLPTSLFWLGVIALTLSYGAYVAEVLRAGILSIHPTQWASGRALGLSYGQTMRHIVLPQAIRRVAPPLLNDFVSLQKDTALLSIIGLVEALRVAQVDSGRTFAFTGYVVAACFFIVATIPLARFTDYLTVRSLRRENGI; this is encoded by the coding sequence GTGACCGAGGCCGCAGCGTCCGGGGTCAGCCAGCGTCAGCTCGAGCGAGCCTCGTACCGCCGTCGCCGTGCCCGCACGCGGGCCGCGGTGGCGGTGCTCTCGACCGTCGTCGTGCTGGGTGCCCTGGCCCTGGCCGTGACCCAGTCCCCGGGCTGGCCCCGTGTGCGCGCGACGTACTTCGACCTGGGCGACGCCAAGGCCGTCCTGCCCGACGTCGCGAGGGCCTTCTGGCTCAACATCCGGCTGTTCCTCGTGGCCGAGGTGTTCATCCTGGTCGTCGCGATCACCGTCGCGATCATCCGGGTGGTGCCGTCGCCGGCACTCGCGCCGATCAAGCTGCTGGCCGTCGTCTACACCGACGTCTTTCGCGGCACGCCCACGATCCTCGTGGTGTTCCTCGTCGGCTTCGGCGTGCCGGCGCTGGCCCTGGCCGGTCTGCCGACGAGCCTGTTCTGGCTCGGTGTCATCGCCCTGACCCTCAGCTACGGCGCGTACGTCGCCGAGGTGCTGCGCGCGGGCATCCTGTCGATCCACCCCACGCAGTGGGCCAGCGGACGCGCGCTCGGGCTGTCGTACGGGCAGACGATGCGCCACATCGTCCTGCCGCAGGCGATCCGCCGGGTCGCCCCGCCGCTGCTCAACGACTTCGTGTCGCTGCAGAAGGACACCGCCCTGCTGTCGATCATCGGACTGGTCGAGGCGCTGCGCGTCGCCCAGGTCGACTCCGGACGCACCTTCGCGTTCACGGGGTACGTCGTCGCGGCATGCTTCTTCATCGTCGCGACGATCCCGTTGGCCCGCTTCACCGACTACCTGACGGTGCGCTCGCTGCGCCGCGAGAACGGAATCTGA
- a CDS encoding ABC transporter substrate-binding protein, with translation MNISPSTGLTGLAALALALTAACAPTDSAGSDGASSSSAVATATSLADCKPADLPLLKSGTFTIATDDPAFEPWFVDNDPTTGKGFESAVAYAVADKLGFAKDDVTWVKAGFNQAVQAGTKSFDVDINQFSITKDRAKAVDFSSPYYSAAQAIITLKDSKFAGATSLAELKDAKLGAQVATTSLEAIKQIAPTSDPLVYDDTTKAAQALQNGQVDAVVADLPSAYYLTAAELDGATIVGQFQPTTGESEQFGLLLAKDSKLTPCVSLAVDALADDGTLKALQEEWLNQATDVPELK, from the coding sequence ATGAACATCTCCCCCTCCACGGGCCTCACCGGCCTCGCGGCGCTCGCGCTCGCCCTGACCGCGGCCTGCGCCCCCACCGACTCGGCCGGGTCCGACGGTGCCTCCTCCTCGTCGGCCGTCGCGACAGCCACCTCGCTGGCCGACTGCAAGCCCGCCGACCTGCCGCTGCTGAAGTCCGGCACCTTCACGATCGCCACCGACGACCCCGCCTTCGAGCCGTGGTTCGTCGACAACGACCCCACCACCGGCAAGGGCTTCGAGAGCGCCGTGGCCTACGCGGTCGCCGACAAGCTGGGCTTCGCCAAGGACGACGTCACATGGGTCAAGGCGGGCTTCAACCAGGCCGTCCAGGCCGGCACCAAGTCGTTCGACGTCGACATCAACCAGTTCTCGATCACGAAGGACCGCGCCAAGGCGGTCGACTTCTCGTCGCCGTACTACTCGGCCGCGCAGGCGATCATCACGCTGAAGGACTCGAAGTTCGCGGGTGCGACCTCGCTCGCCGAGCTCAAGGACGCCAAGCTCGGTGCGCAGGTCGCGACGACCTCGCTCGAGGCCATCAAGCAGATCGCGCCCACGAGCGACCCGCTCGTCTACGACGACACGACCAAGGCTGCTCAGGCCCTGCAGAACGGTCAGGTCGACGCCGTCGTCGCCGACCTTCCCTCGGCCTACTACCTGACCGCGGCCGAGCTCGACGGCGCGACGATCGTCGGGCAGTTCCAGCCCACGACGGGTGAGTCCGAGCAGTTCGGCCTGCTGTTGGCCAAGGACAGCAAGCTGACCCCGTGCGTGAGCCTCGCGGTCGACGCGCTGGCCGACGACGGCACTCTCAAGGCCCTCCAGGAGGAGTGGCTCAACCAGGCCACCGACGTGCCCGAGCTGAAGTGA
- a CDS encoding adenylate/guanylate cyclase domain-containing protein has translation MTSDDQPAFDPSLLIDVASAYLFDAPPSLTQEEVAEAAGVDIDEANAMWRHLGFSEVGPGVVAFTPADVEALRITRRLTDLGVVDPERMPQFVRSMGRSFSRLADWQTRLLLSSLSADDGGDEPPLEVLTEVIPMVEEVQGYIWRRHLLATASRMALRGSAGGATSTETTVGFVDIVGYTSRSRQMSTRALGEMVEWFERVVTDLVVERDGQVVKTIGDEVLYTVDDPFDAADLALLLVERSEHDEQFPEVRVGSAHGPVLARLGDVFGPTVNLASRLTSIARPGRVLVDSELAGILREESDTYRLRRTRRTSVKGYEHLEPWALKRPRLRGD, from the coding sequence ATGACGTCAGACGACCAGCCGGCCTTCGATCCGTCCCTGCTGATCGACGTCGCCTCGGCCTACCTGTTCGACGCGCCGCCCTCCCTGACCCAGGAGGAGGTCGCCGAGGCCGCGGGTGTCGACATTGACGAGGCCAATGCGATGTGGCGGCACCTCGGGTTCTCCGAGGTGGGGCCGGGGGTCGTGGCGTTCACCCCGGCCGATGTCGAGGCACTGCGCATCACCCGCCGCCTGACCGATCTCGGCGTCGTCGACCCCGAGCGCATGCCGCAGTTCGTCCGGTCGATGGGTCGCTCGTTCTCGCGTCTGGCCGACTGGCAGACCCGCTTGCTCCTCTCCTCGCTCAGCGCCGACGACGGGGGCGACGAGCCGCCGCTCGAGGTGCTGACCGAGGTCATCCCGATGGTCGAGGAGGTGCAGGGCTACATCTGGCGGCGTCACCTGCTGGCGACCGCGAGCCGCATGGCACTGCGCGGTTCCGCCGGCGGCGCGACGTCGACCGAGACGACGGTCGGCTTCGTCGACATCGTCGGCTACACGTCACGCAGCCGCCAGATGAGCACGCGCGCGCTGGGCGAGATGGTCGAGTGGTTCGAGCGCGTCGTCACAGACCTCGTGGTCGAGCGCGACGGCCAGGTGGTCAAGACCATCGGTGACGAGGTGCTCTACACCGTCGACGACCCGTTCGACGCCGCCGATCTCGCGCTGCTTCTGGTCGAGCGGTCGGAGCACGACGAGCAGTTCCCGGAGGTACGGGTCGGGTCCGCGCACGGCCCCGTTCTCGCCCGTCTGGGCGACGTCTTCGGGCCCACGGTCAACCTGGCATCGCGGCTCACGTCGATCGCCCGGCCGGGTCGCGTGCTGGTCGACTCCGAGCTCGCCGGCATCCTGCGCGAGGAGTCCGACACCTACCGGCTGCGGCGCACACGACGCACCTCGGTCAAGGGCTACGAGCACCTGGAGCCGTGGGCGCTGAAGCGGCCGCGGCTGCGCGGCGACTGA
- a CDS encoding PadR family transcriptional regulator — MALEHAILVSLAERSASGYDLARRFDASIGHFWKASHQQIYKVLARMEGDGWVSSETVAQAGRPDKKVYVVTSAGRTELAAWTARPTAEEHLRSEFSVKLRALPFGDAAAIVEDVRRQRRHHADRLAYYVESAAKFYPDPDSLTHDQLGGWLVLRGGLLTEETAIRWCDEILQRLLDAEADR; from the coding sequence ATGGCCCTGGAGCATGCGATCCTCGTGTCCCTCGCGGAGCGCTCCGCCTCGGGCTACGACCTGGCACGCCGGTTCGACGCCTCGATCGGCCACTTCTGGAAGGCCAGCCACCAGCAGATCTACAAGGTGCTGGCCCGCATGGAGGGCGATGGCTGGGTGTCGTCCGAGACCGTGGCCCAGGCCGGACGGCCCGACAAGAAGGTCTACGTCGTGACGAGCGCCGGTCGCACGGAGCTGGCGGCGTGGACGGCGCGTCCGACCGCCGAGGAGCACCTGCGCAGCGAGTTCTCGGTCAAGCTGCGCGCCCTGCCGTTCGGCGACGCCGCCGCGATCGTCGAGGACGTGCGCCGGCAGCGCCGCCACCACGCCGATCGCCTGGCCTACTACGTCGAGAGCGCGGCGAAGTTCTACCCCGACCCGGACTCCCTGACGCACGATCAGCTCGGCGGCTGGCTCGTGCTGCGCGGCGGCCTGCTGACCGAGGAGACCGCGATCAGGTGGTGCGACGAGATCCTTCAGCGACTGCTCGACGCCGAGGCGGACCGGTGA
- a CDS encoding SCO4848 family membrane protein, giving the protein MISKTAARFLVVAGVFNVVIWPRFAKAIVDDDRAWSGERWHSTPQAFFWVHAVLITTAIVIGLGVLVVGVRAHRSASASSSR; this is encoded by the coding sequence GTGATCTCGAAGACTGCGGCCCGGTTCCTCGTCGTGGCGGGCGTCTTCAACGTCGTGATCTGGCCCCGGTTCGCCAAGGCGATCGTCGACGACGACCGCGCGTGGTCGGGCGAGCGTTGGCACAGCACCCCGCAGGCGTTCTTCTGGGTGCACGCCGTGCTGATCACGACCGCGATCGTCATCGGCCTCGGCGTGCTGGTCGTGGGTGTGCGTGCTCACCGGTCCGCCTCGGCGTCGAGCAGTCGCTGA